In a genomic window of Planctomycetota bacterium:
- a CDS encoding CTP synthase — protein sequence MTKHIFVTGGVVSSLGKGLTSASIGLLLESMGLRVAMQKFDPYINVDPGTMNPHQHGEVYVTEDGLEADLDLGHYERFTNSVVNVHSNYTTGKIYSSVIAKERRGEYLGQTVQVIPHITNEIKEACRRIEGPGIDVAVTEIGGTVGDIESLPFLEAIRQYQMDAGRENVMYIHLTLIPFLHASQEIKTKPTQQSVGKLREIGIIPDLLICRTEVPLSDEVRGKIALFCSVPREAVIEEKDVDFSIYQIPLMLYEQKVDELIVRRLGLASRKPDLTRWKEIVETLRQPEREVTIAVVGKYLDLHDAYKSIWESLTHAGIANRCRVRIKKVSAEEVERSGMARHMEGVSGILVPGGFGHRGIEGKIAAARYARETGIPYYGLCLGMQVACIEFARNVAGLSGANSTEFDEKTPHPVIHLMERQRAVSDKGGTMRLGSYPCRIEPDTIAAACYQKELIYERHRHRYEFNNAYRDLFREKGMRFSGIWPDGNLVEMIELEGHPWFVGVQFHPEFKSKPTAPHPLFRGFIRAALDYARPRTQPQATVKV from the coding sequence ATGACCAAGCACATCTTCGTGACCGGCGGCGTGGTTTCCTCCCTGGGCAAGGGACTTACGAGCGCTTCGATCGGGCTGCTTCTGGAGTCCATGGGCCTGCGGGTGGCCATGCAGAAGTTCGATCCGTACATCAACGTGGATCCGGGGACGATGAATCCCCACCAGCACGGCGAGGTGTACGTCACGGAGGACGGCCTGGAGGCGGACCTGGATCTGGGCCATTACGAGCGTTTCACGAATTCGGTCGTCAACGTTCACTCGAACTACACGACGGGAAAGATCTACAGTTCCGTCATCGCCAAGGAGCGCCGCGGGGAATATCTGGGGCAGACGGTGCAGGTCATCCCGCACATCACGAACGAAATCAAGGAGGCCTGCCGCCGGATCGAAGGGCCGGGGATCGACGTCGCGGTGACCGAGATCGGCGGCACGGTGGGAGACATCGAAAGCCTTCCGTTCCTCGAGGCCATCCGCCAGTACCAGATGGACGCGGGGCGGGAGAACGTGATGTACATCCACCTCACGCTCATTCCGTTCCTGCACGCCAGCCAGGAGATCAAGACCAAGCCCACGCAGCAGTCCGTGGGCAAGCTCCGGGAAATCGGGATCATCCCCGACCTTCTCATCTGCCGCACGGAAGTGCCGCTGTCGGACGAAGTGCGGGGAAAGATCGCCCTCTTCTGCAGCGTTCCCCGCGAGGCGGTGATCGAGGAGAAGGACGTGGACTTCTCGATCTACCAGATTCCGCTCATGCTCTACGAGCAGAAGGTCGACGAGCTGATCGTGCGCCGCCTGGGGCTGGCCAGCCGCAAGCCGGATCTGACGCGCTGGAAGGAGATCGTGGAAACGCTCCGCCAGCCGGAGCGCGAGGTGACGATCGCGGTCGTGGGCAAGTACCTCGATCTCCATGACGCGTACAAATCGATCTGGGAGTCGCTCACGCACGCGGGGATCGCCAACCGCTGCCGGGTGCGGATCAAGAAGGTGTCCGCCGAGGAGGTGGAGCGTTCCGGCATGGCGCGGCACATGGAAGGGGTCTCGGGGATCCTCGTTCCGGGCGGTTTCGGCCACCGGGGGATCGAAGGAAAGATTGCGGCCGCCCGGTACGCGCGCGAGACGGGGATTCCCTACTACGGCCTGTGCCTCGGAATGCAGGTGGCCTGCATCGAGTTCGCGCGGAACGTGGCGGGCCTTTCGGGGGCCAACTCCACGGAATTCGACGAGAAGACGCCGCACCCGGTGATCCATCTCATGGAGCGCCAGCGGGCCGTCTCCGACAAGGGCGGCACCATGCGGCTGGGAAGCTATCCCTGCCGGATCGAGCCGGACACGATCGCGGCGGCCTGCTACCAGAAGGAGCTCATCTACGAGCGCCACCGCCACCGCTACGAGTTCAACAACGCCTACCGCGATCTCTTCCGGGAAAAGGGAATGCGGTTTTCCGGAATCTGGCCTGACGGGAATCTTGTGGAGATGATCGAGCTGGAGGGGCATCCCTGGTTCGTGGGCGTGCAGTTCCATCCGGAGTTCAAGTCCAAGCCCACGGCGCCCCATCCGCTTTTCCGGGGTTTCATCCGGGCGGCGCTGGACTATGCGCGGCCCCGGACCCAGCCCCAGGCGACGGTGAAGGTATGA
- a CDS encoding DUF1844 domain-containing protein, with protein sequence MTEGKRVDEDWKKRAQLEKEQDALKVGDRPPAAAAAGAAPAAPGRPAARPSPHFAGLVESLASQALMFMGAVRDPLTGQAHQDLHQAQAMIDMLQMLEEKTRGNLAREEEEMLRQVLDEVRMHFVRLSSPPQPRGPMMGNRPRA encoded by the coding sequence ATGACGGAAGGCAAGAGAGTCGACGAGGACTGGAAGAAGCGCGCGCAGCTCGAGAAGGAGCAGGACGCGCTGAAGGTCGGCGACCGTCCTCCGGCGGCCGCGGCGGCGGGAGCGGCGCCCGCGGCGCCGGGACGCCCGGCGGCCCGGCCGAGCCCGCACTTCGCGGGGCTCGTGGAGTCGCTGGCCTCCCAGGCGCTCATGTTCATGGGAGCCGTGCGGGACCCGCTCACCGGGCAGGCGCATCAGGATCTCCACCAGGCGCAGGCCATGATCGACATGCTCCAGATGCTGGAGGAGAAGACCCGCGGGAACCTGGCCCGGGAGGAAGAAGAGATGCTCCGGCAGGTGCTCGACGAGGTGCGGATGCACTTCGTGCGGCTCTCCAGCCCGCCTCAGCCCCGCGGCCCCATGATGGGCAACCGGCCCCGGGCATGA
- a CDS encoding carboxypeptidase regulatory-like domain-containing protein — MRRLLGLWAALSALASCGGGSAEADPPMPPPPNFPAGITGAIRGRVRFEGPVPPPGRVPMATNPECAALHDGPVLDEAIAVRDGRLKNVFVHVKQGLEKYAFPWPTEPVVVSNARCLYVPRVAGAQVHQPVRFVNEDPAAHNIHGFAAQGRFNFTLSMKGLGQTLKFRRPEVMIPLKCDLHPWMIGYLGVVPHPFHRVTGEDGAFELSGLPEGEYAVEAWHEKCGTQTRGVRVTPGATAEVEFVFRAP, encoded by the coding sequence ATGAGAAGACTGCTGGGGCTCTGGGCGGCGCTTTCGGCGCTGGCGTCCTGCGGAGGCGGATCGGCGGAGGCCGACCCGCCGATGCCCCCGCCCCCGAATTTTCCCGCTGGAATCACGGGCGCGATCCGCGGCCGCGTCCGGTTCGAGGGTCCCGTGCCGCCCCCGGGACGCGTGCCCATGGCCACAAATCCCGAGTGCGCGGCGCTCCACGACGGACCGGTGCTGGACGAGGCGATCGCGGTTCGGGACGGGCGCCTGAAGAACGTCTTCGTCCACGTCAAACAGGGGCTGGAAAAGTACGCCTTCCCCTGGCCCACCGAGCCGGTGGTCGTTTCCAACGCGCGGTGTCTCTACGTTCCGCGCGTCGCCGGCGCCCAGGTCCATCAGCCCGTCCGGTTCGTCAACGAGGATCCGGCGGCGCATAACATCCACGGCTTCGCGGCGCAGGGTCGCTTCAACTTCACGCTTTCCATGAAAGGGCTGGGGCAGACGCTGAAGTTCCGGCGTCCGGAGGTGATGATTCCGCTGAAATGCGATCTTCACCCCTGGATGATCGGCTACCTCGGCGTGGTTCCCCACCCGTTCCACCGGGTCACCGGCGAGGACGGCGCGTTCGAGCTTTCGGGCCTCCCCGAGGGCGAGTACGCCGTCGAGGCCTGGCACGAGAAGTGCGGGACGCAGACCCGGGGCGTACGGGTGACCCCCGGCGCGACCGCCGAAGTCGAGTTCGTCTTCCGGGCGCCCTAG
- a CDS encoding urate hydroxylase PuuD — MDFHSLAVPGLEGQGGQMAHQIVLQILRWAHFFFGIAWIGHLYYFNFVQAHAEKPLTADQKKVVVPNFRGRAIWWFRWGAMLTFLTGLAYIFYQELILRGTAGLTPFGGWLSFEPGGAGPSNIWILFGGLLGTIMWFNVWFVIWPRQKVIIAAVAGQVPKPSDFDQLVAVAGKFSRINTYLSVPMLFGMGGRSHFPVAKSWGEALAWLVVVFAVGFAISYHVVNKAAGKVGTEFTQGTPAPAAPAPPPGTPTAGK, encoded by the coding sequence ATGGATTTCCATTCTCTCGCGGTGCCGGGTCTCGAGGGCCAGGGGGGCCAGATGGCCCACCAGATCGTTCTCCAGATTCTGCGCTGGGCGCACTTCTTCTTCGGGATCGCCTGGATCGGGCATCTGTACTACTTCAATTTCGTGCAGGCTCACGCCGAAAAGCCCCTGACGGCCGATCAGAAGAAAGTCGTCGTCCCCAACTTCCGCGGTCGCGCCATCTGGTGGTTCCGGTGGGGCGCGATGTTGACCTTCCTGACGGGGCTGGCCTACATTTTTTATCAGGAACTCATCCTCCGGGGCACCGCGGGCCTGACGCCCTTCGGCGGGTGGTTGAGTTTCGAGCCGGGCGGGGCGGGTCCGTCCAACATCTGGATCCTTTTCGGCGGCCTTCTGGGCACGATCATGTGGTTCAACGTGTGGTTCGTGATCTGGCCCCGCCAGAAGGTCATCATCGCCGCCGTCGCCGGTCAGGTCCCGAAACCTTCCGACTTCGACCAGCTCGTGGCCGTGGCCGGAAAGTTCTCCCGCATCAACACGTACCTCAGCGTGCCCATGCTCTTCGGCATGGGCGGTCGTTCCCACTTTCCGGTGGCCAAGAGCTGGGGCGAGGCGCTCGCCTGGCTCGTCGTCGTCTTCGCCGTGGGATTCGCGATCTCGTACCACGTGGTCAACAAGGCGGCGGGGAAGGTGGGCACCGAGTTCACTCAGGGGACGCCCGCGCCCGCCGCGCCGGCTCCTCCGCCGGGGACCCCCACGGCCGGCAAGTAG
- a CDS encoding tetratricopeptide repeat protein — translation MAQDGRVPITESELALARLLVEQGLLTREHVEECLAELRRLAEEGIAPLPKLGEMLVRRGYLAPAQYEPTVRIETPRALPRERAADALPAEVAGADPGQRFGKYVRVRKLGAGGMGEVWKAWDLELARWVALKFLKGGNDEEVQRFVREAQLAGKLSHPHIAAVYDVGQDRDRHYIAMQFVDGVTLRDVSGLDPKRAARLLRDAARAVHYAHGQGIIHRDLKPDNLMAVERPGADPHVYVMDFGLARATEGASQLSASGVVVGTPAYMAPEQARGEKVDGRADVYSLGATLYELLRGRPPFESDNVLELLRKAAEEEPPPLEGELGVICAKAMEKDPARRYATAAELAEDLERWLTGEPILARRASVVYRVRKRLAKRKAVVVAAAALALAFGLGVLTVPSLLRARRFHAAFEKAIARVNELTSAVATGSPRRDEIGREAVRALEAALAIDPRRPAAWVWLGRCRRILGGDARECWERALAADPDHAEALMERGRQALEEYRAGRGEPEVLYAYFGAGLRIREMRPETPDQAARRQAGLRDLEAARRAGVPGHAAAYLEGLTAFAGGDFAGAERALDAYLDRTGWDARAYLLRARARRYQRKYREAQEDCERALRLLECDAEAHLIRGLLLRDQGKLEEAVRAFEAALAAHSPDATALLQRGAVLIDLGRAAESLADFARALELDPNLAVAYSGRGWALQHLGRLDEAERDYDRALALDPEDARTWSRRGFLFHYFRKKFPEALRDYTRAVELDPDATVLCNRSRVLRTLGREEEGERDLLRAVELDPKFTPAWEDLGALYFRRRDFERAEEHLSRAAREGSRSALVFRFRGYILAWRARWSEALDSFRTSCASAGAGAGPDERDYPRLWIALLRYRLGEREEAAGELRDHVRSRNADDWFARLALFVIGDLSEAELFRAARSPEDPVRRERECEAFFYAGILRLLSGDVPTAKAYFERVLATGLQDFVEYQGARSELERLK, via the coding sequence ATGGCGCAGGACGGCCGGGTCCCGATCACCGAATCCGAACTGGCCCTGGCGCGGCTCCTCGTGGAGCAAGGTTTGCTGACCCGGGAGCACGTCGAGGAATGCCTCGCGGAGCTGCGCCGGTTGGCCGAGGAGGGGATCGCGCCGCTTCCGAAGCTCGGGGAAATGCTCGTCCGCCGCGGCTATCTCGCGCCCGCGCAATACGAGCCGACCGTCCGGATCGAAACCCCCCGCGCGCTGCCGCGCGAGAGGGCGGCCGACGCGCTTCCGGCCGAGGTCGCGGGGGCCGATCCGGGACAGCGCTTCGGGAAATACGTGCGGGTTCGCAAGCTGGGAGCGGGCGGCATGGGCGAGGTCTGGAAGGCGTGGGACCTCGAACTGGCGCGCTGGGTCGCGCTCAAGTTCCTCAAAGGAGGTAACGACGAGGAAGTCCAGAGATTCGTCCGGGAAGCCCAGCTGGCCGGGAAGCTCTCCCATCCGCACATCGCGGCCGTCTACGACGTGGGACAGGACCGCGACCGGCATTACATCGCCATGCAGTTCGTGGACGGCGTCACCCTGCGCGACGTGTCCGGGCTGGACCCGAAGCGCGCGGCTCGGCTTCTGCGGGACGCCGCCCGCGCCGTGCATTACGCGCACGGGCAGGGCATCATCCATCGGGATCTCAAGCCCGATAACCTCATGGCGGTCGAGCGTCCCGGCGCCGATCCTCACGTGTACGTCATGGATTTCGGCCTGGCCCGAGCGACGGAAGGCGCCTCGCAACTGTCCGCGTCCGGCGTGGTGGTGGGCACCCCGGCCTACATGGCGCCCGAGCAGGCGCGCGGGGAAAAGGTCGACGGGCGGGCCGACGTCTACTCCCTCGGCGCCACGCTCTACGAGCTTCTCCGCGGGCGGCCGCCCTTCGAGTCGGATAACGTCCTCGAGCTTCTGCGAAAGGCGGCGGAGGAGGAGCCGCCGCCCCTCGAGGGCGAACTCGGCGTCATCTGCGCCAAGGCCATGGAGAAGGATCCGGCGCGCCGGTACGCGACCGCCGCCGAACTGGCCGAAGACCTCGAACGGTGGCTGACGGGAGAACCGATTCTGGCGCGACGCGCCAGCGTGGTTTACCGGGTCCGCAAGAGGCTGGCCAAGCGCAAGGCGGTCGTGGTCGCCGCCGCCGCTCTGGCGCTCGCGTTCGGGCTGGGCGTCCTGACGGTTCCTTCGCTTCTGCGCGCGCGCCGATTTCACGCGGCCTTCGAGAAGGCCATCGCGCGGGTCAACGAACTGACGTCGGCCGTCGCCACCGGCTCGCCGCGGCGCGACGAGATCGGCCGCGAGGCCGTTCGGGCCCTCGAGGCCGCCCTGGCGATCGACCCGCGGCGCCCGGCCGCCTGGGTCTGGCTGGGGCGGTGCCGCCGGATTCTCGGCGGCGACGCCCGCGAGTGCTGGGAGCGGGCCCTGGCGGCCGACCCCGACCACGCCGAGGCCCTCATGGAACGGGGACGACAGGCGCTCGAGGAGTATCGCGCCGGGCGCGGCGAGCCGGAAGTCCTCTACGCGTACTTCGGGGCCGGACTGCGGATTCGCGAGATGCGTCCGGAAACCCCGGACCAGGCCGCCCGCCGGCAGGCCGGGCTGAGGGATCTCGAGGCGGCCCGCCGCGCCGGGGTTCCCGGACATGCGGCGGCCTACCTCGAAGGGCTGACGGCGTTCGCCGGAGGGGATTTCGCCGGCGCCGAGCGGGCGCTCGATGCGTATCTCGACCGGACGGGGTGGGATGCCCGGGCCTATCTCCTGCGCGCCCGGGCGCGTCGATACCAGCGCAAGTATCGGGAGGCCCAGGAAGACTGCGAACGCGCGCTTCGGCTCCTCGAGTGCGACGCGGAAGCGCATCTCATCCGGGGCCTCCTGCTGCGCGATCAGGGAAAACTGGAAGAGGCCGTTCGGGCGTTCGAAGCCGCGCTGGCCGCCCATTCGCCCGATGCGACGGCCCTCCTCCAGCGGGGCGCCGTTCTGATCGACCTCGGGCGGGCCGCCGAGAGCCTCGCGGACTTCGCCCGGGCATTGGAGCTCGATCCGAACCTTGCGGTCGCTTATTCGGGCCGCGGGTGGGCCCTGCAGCATCTGGGCCGTCTGGACGAAGCCGAGCGCGACTACGACCGCGCTCTGGCGCTCGATCCGGAGGACGCCAGGACCTGGAGCCGGCGCGGTTTTCTTTTTCACTACTTCCGAAAGAAGTTTCCCGAGGCGCTGCGGGATTACACCCGGGCCGTCGAGCTCGATCCGGACGCGACCGTTCTCTGCAACCGATCAAGGGTTCTTCGGACCCTGGGACGGGAAGAGGAGGGGGAACGAGACCTCCTGCGGGCCGTCGAGCTCGACCCGAAGTTCACGCCCGCCTGGGAGGATCTCGGAGCCCTCTATTTCCGGCGCCGGGACTTCGAGCGCGCCGAGGAGCATCTCTCCCGCGCCGCGCGGGAAGGAAGCCGCTCCGCCCTGGTCTTCCGGTTCCGCGGATATATCCTGGCCTGGCGGGCGCGATGGTCGGAGGCGCTGGATTCGTTTCGGACGTCCTGCGCGTCCGCCGGAGCCGGAGCCGGCCCTGATGAACGGGATTACCCGAGACTGTGGATCGCTCTCCTGAGATACCGGCTGGGCGAGCGGGAGGAGGCCGCCGGCGAACTGCGGGACCATGTCCGATCCCGAAACGCCGACGATTGGTTCGCCCGGCTCGCTCTTTTTGTGATCGGCGATCTCTCCGAGGCGGAACTTTTCCGGGCGGCCCGGTCGCCGGAGGACCCGGTCCGGCGCGAACGGGAGTGCGAAGCGTTCTTCTATGCCGGCATCCTGAGGCTTCTTTCGGGGGACGTGCCGACGGCGAAGGCCTATTTCGAGCGGGTGCTCGCCACGGGGCTCCAGGATTTCGTCGAATACCAAGGCGCTCGAAGCGAACTGGAACGTCTGAAATAA